Genomic segment of Thamnophis elegans isolate rThaEle1 chromosome 17, rThaEle1.pri, whole genome shotgun sequence:
gggactcagggcggctaacaacttatatgggaggggatacatacaatgacatataacataacatgtaattaaaaaaataagcaacattcattcagcattcgggtgggggcgaattataatctttacccccaggcctgatcggattgcgccactacggccccttcgggtcagtggatcccggagacctccttggttcaccgaggagctccgggagaagaaacgccggaggagacacctagagcacctgtggaggtccgataagtccgaggcgaaccgagcacttctgactacctgcaccaaggactacgtccgggcattaagagctgccaaaagatcacacatctccgccttggtagcgtccgccgagtcacgcccagccgccctgtttaggataacccgctccctccttaataggagggatgcgggagaccccttgcagggtagggctgaggactatgctcagttcttggcggacaagtagctcggtttcggtcggacttggactccaccgcagtagatccagccgagacacaggaggattacttggcaaatcatctctgggttgagttccaggatgttgcctctggggatgtggacaaggccattcgagctgtaagtgcctccacctgcattctggacccgtgtccctcctggctggttgccaacagcagggaggtgacacatggctggatccaggcggtcgtgaccgcctcccttcgggaggggcacttccccgccatactcaaaacggcggtggtgagacccctcctgaagaaaccatctttggatccagccattttaaacaactttcgtcctgtctccaacctcccctttattgggaaggttgtggagaaggtggtggccttccagcttcaacgggccatggaggaagctagttatcttgaccccttccagtccggcttcagacctggttacagcacagaaactgctttggtcgcattgaccgatgatctctggagggccagagatggaggccatgcgtccatcctggttctccttgacctctcagcggctttcgataccatcgaccatggtatccttctgcgacgactgcgggaggtgggggtgggaggcactgtttttgcagtggttctcctcctacctctcggacaggtcgcagtcggtgttggtcggggggcagagatcgtccctgaggcccctaacatgcggggtgccccagggttcggtcttatcccccctactatttagcatatacatgaaaccgctgggcgagatcattcggaggcacgggataaaataccaccaatatgcggacgatacacaacttgttctgtccaccccgtgccaactcaatgaagcggtggacgtgatgaaccagggtcttgaggccgttaagaactggatgagcgctaacaaactggtactcaacccggacaagaccgagtggctgttgtgtttccctcccaacaatttggctaatgttccaacacttaggctggggggtcaaattttatacccctcagatagggtccgcaacctaggagtcctcctggatccacagctgacttttgaccaccagctgtcagctgtgaccaggggggcatttgcccaggttcgcctggtccgtcagttgcggccctacctaaaccgggaggctctcgcaacagtcactcgagcccttgtgatctctaggctggaatactgcaatgggctctacatggggttgcccttgaagtgcatccggcgactgcagttagtccagaatgcagccgcgcgagtgatagtgggcgcaccgcggttcgcccacgttacacccatcctccacgagctgcactggctacctgtcggtctccgggtgcgcttcagggtactgatgaccacctttaaagcactccatgatAGTGgaactgggtacttgagagaccgccttctgccgattacctccctccgaccgattagatcgcacagactgggcctcctccgaatcccatccgccagtcaatgtcgactggcgactacacggaggagagccttttctgttgcagctccgaccctgtggaacgacctccccgtcgagatccgcaccctcaccaccatccagaccttccgcgcagccctcaagacctggctctcccatcaggcctggggataggttcccaatctacccgcccgagtgttgactgttgaatgaaagttgtgttttattatttttcttttgttcacattttgtttgtcttttgatattgcacccccttccctgtgattgtaagccgccctgagtcccctcagggaaaagggcggcctataaatcttaataaaatgactaaaaaaaaatgatgggatagccagatcttgagggctgcgcggaaggtctggagggtggtgagggtacgaatctccacggggagatcattccaaagggtcggagctgctactgaaaaggctctcctccgcgtagtggccagctggcactggctggcggatggcacttggaggaggcctaatctatgagatctaatgggtctcgaggaggtaattggcataaTTTAATTATTCCAGAAATAAAAGagtacgctctacatggggctgccctttaagagtgttcgaagacttcagctagtccagaatgcagccgctcgagcgattgtgggtgcacccaggtacacccacggtacacctatcctccgcgagctgcactggctgcccatcggtctccggacacgcttcaaggtgctagtcgttacttataaagccctacatggcattggacctgggtacctgagagaccaattacctcccaaaggccgattcgatcgcacagactaggcctcctccggattccatctgccggccaatgtcagctggcaactcctcgggggagggccttctctgtggctgctccggccctctggaacgatccccccattgagatccggacccttactacccttccggccttccgtaaagctattaagacctggctattctggcaggcctcgggctgttgaagtatccagccccactttaagttatgaatgttgctgtacttttaaattgttgtattgtcttatatgttccccctccctttttattgtaagccgcccagagtcttccGAGAGCGGGctgcatacaaaactaataaatacaaatacaatacaaatacaaatagtacACTGGAATTGAGGCTAAACGCATTTCTCTCTTTACTGGTTAGATTTACAAGCCTGTAAAATGGGAGCAGGTTAACCAGCTGAAGGCTAAATTTGCAACGGGGTCTGAAGTGTCCAATGGACACAAAGGCAAAACTTCCGTTCTTCCCATTTCAGGTTTTGATTAAGAGGCCTTTGTCTTGTATTTCCTTTCAGTAGCCGTGAATGCTGGGGAAGGTTCCACCCTGGGATTCCCGAGATCTCCTCATTTCCACCCACTCCACACAGAGGGGAAGTTTGCCCAGAGTCTGAGACACGGGCGGCCTGTCAGTTTAGTTCATGAAATGAAGAATAAAGAAGGACTGGCTTTACTCCATTTATTTGGCCCTTTTGTTTAAAAGAAGGAGAGGCAGGCAAGGATttcagggatccttggtgctgccGGAGCTTccttgaaacgcctgcaagaaaaaggGCAAACTCGGGGAGCCCCCCCCGGATCCCTCGTGTCAGCTCGGAGCTACAAAAGATTCTCCTTTCTTGGTATAAATATTTCAGTTTCTACACCTGAGAATAATGAAAACTATTGTTAAAACTGAGGAGATTCGGCTGTCTGCTTGCCTTCATGTCCCTGGGGGCCTCTGAACGGACTCTTAATCTCCGTTGCAGACAAACAGACGAAGAAATCCTGGGCCAGAACACGGTCACAACAAAACCCCAAAAATTCTCCCGGGGGAGTCCTGGCCCCACAGCCAGAGCCCTTTGCTTTTGGGaaacaccccaccaccaccacaccccGGATGGCTGCTGACGGGTTTTAGTTGTGCTTGTCCCCATGGAAGCCAGCCCTCGGGGGGGCCCTCGCCTCCCCCCAAAACTCACGTGGTGGTGGTGGCCGTGGCGCCATCCTCGTCATCCTCTTCATCGTCATCATTGACAACAACCGTGCGCACCAGCTTCCGCATGGCCCCCTCctgcaagggagggaggaatgggggGCTGTTTCTGGCTCCAGCCCATCTCAGCGGGATTGGGAGGGAAAGAGCCAGGAAAACAGGGGGGGCAGAAGAGGGGCTCCCGCCTTCGACCCAGGACCCCCCTCAGCCAAGCCCTGAGCCACGCCAGGAGGGGAAAGCGCCTTCCATCCTGGCACCCCCAAGAAAAGGGCCAGGATGCCTCCATtggcaccccacccccccaactcATTAACCCCTTGGGTCCtatgtgtcacacacacacacacacacacacacaccactgtaaTTGTTTTTGCATGCTCGGAATTGTCTCCAAATTAAACGGGAATTGAGAGAGTCACCAAGGCTCCCTATCTGGATTTCCAGAATTGATTTAGGGGCATTTTTAGGCAACAAAATTAGAGGGGGGAGCCTGAATCCCCCTGATGAGGGAAAGAGGAAACCCAGAGGGGCAAAGAGGAGcgtagcccacccacccccagcccttTTACAGTTATGCAGCcagaatattccatttttttttgttaattataaGTCCTCCTATATTTCTCACGGTTTTTCTAGCTCcgcttttattgtatttataagccacccagagttactctGGACAGGGGCGTTAATTCCGCAATCCAGAGTTAggttaattgaattaattaattccatAATGCTCTGTCCCCTTTCCGGCACCAAGGTTGAccccctttgcccacccacaCAACGAAGACGCCGTGGGGCTGTGCGCCCACCCAACCCCCGAATCCCAGCCGCCTTACCTCCCCGCTGGAGGTCAGCAGTGCTGTGCGTAAGCTGTCGCCGGACCCCCAGGAGCTTTGGTTCTTCCAGACCATGTCCGTGGGGGGGTTGTGGGACACGCCTGCACCCGCAGCCCAGATCTtgcaggggaaggaagagaagagtttaatagatttaatagatttgtgatttaatagatttgtatcccgtaagacagtggttcccaaacttggcaactttaagacttgtggacttcaactcccagaattctccagccagcagagttgaagtccacaagtcttaaagttgccaagtttgggaaccactgcgttGACAACCCTTGCAGAGTACCTCCCCACGGCTGGCACGGGCACCAGAGGGACGGGGGGGGCTCCCAGCCGTtcctgcccaccaagcccaccGTTGCTGCTCACCGTGACCAGCTGGCCGGCCTTCAAGGTGAACTTGGGGGGGAACCTGTAGCAAATGGGTGCGTCTTCTCCATTCTGGCGCTTGATCTGCCAATTTCCCAGCGACTGGTCCTAAGGGGGCATAAAGGGGGAGGCATGGCGGGCATCTCACGGGGCTTAGGTGGCCCAAGAGATGCCAggcaggctggggggggaggagggggctgtGCCAACCAAAAGGAAGGCAGTTCTGAGGGTGGGAAAAGAAATAGAAGGCTGCAACCAGAGAGTGAGAGGCCAATTTACATTTGTCAAAGAAAATCAGaagtttaatatttattttatattctttttctgcactcctgcctttctctttttcttctctcctttttccttctctctctactCCAGTAGTTCTGGTTAGTTTTCATCTGGCTTCTTCAAAAGTTTAATGAAGTTATATATAAAAAGCTCCTCCATTCCTCCTGACCAGGAGCCAGAGAGAGACTCCGCTGGGGGGGGCCACAAAGCAAGGCCGGCTCTCTCTGAAGCAGGGAAGGCCGCCTGGAATCTGCCTTCGGCTCCAGCCAAACTCCAACCGTCACAGGAGGTGACCATTACAAACTCAAGGAGACTCTCCATGGGCTCAGAGGGAGGGAAGCCACCGCCTTTCCCAGCTCCCAGgtggctgcggggggggggtgtcactcaGCTCTAAAAAGTAGCCATGAAGCCTCAACAAAACCTGCTTTGTGGGGTCctgggtgccctctgagcttggtggttttcttgcagatgtttcacgacccaactaggtgaccTCATCAGACCAAACACATCCCCTCTGGCAGGCAacgcccagataagcagggattaaccccagacaaagaagcagaaaacaatacttcaatcaaggaaccaccaagaagaCAGACGCCCCCTCCCCAGAATCCCTGGCAGGGCAGGCTGCTGTTCATGAACAGAGACCAAAGCCCACTTccatccagcactgatgatgttacctagttgagtcacgagacgtctgcaaggaaacagctcAGCTCAGAGTTCAATTCTCAGCTGCAGGGATTCTCTGCTATTAAACCCTAAATTCTTCCATTTATCTTGGGTGGGcaacacatttaaataaaaaagcaccaTCTTCAAACTAGATGAGAATTTGCTGTTCTCAGCTGTTGCGTCNNNNNNNNNNNNNNNNNNNNNNNNNNNNNNNNNNNNNNNNNNNNNNNNNNNNNNNNNNNNNNNNNNNNNNNNNNNNNNNNNNNNNNNNNNNNNNNNNNNNctaaccctaaccctaacctaaccctaaccctaaccctaacccaccctaaccctaccctaaccctaaccctcaccctaaccctaaccctaaccctacccctcaccctaacccttaaccctccccctccctaaccctccccctcaccctaaccctaaccctcaccctaaccctgaaccctaACCCTACCTAACCCATAACCCTCTAACCCACCCAACCCGTAACCCTAAcctactctaaccctaaccctaacccctaaccctaaccataaccctaaccctaacccctaaacctaaccctaaccctcaccctaacctaaccctaaccctaaccctaaccctaaccctaatgccCTACCCTACctcgaaccctaaccctaacccaccctaaccctaacctaacacgccaccctaaccctaaccctaacacgcacactaaccctaacacgccaccctaaccctaaccctaacacgcacctctaaccctacccctaaccacgcaaccctaccctaacccttaccacGCACCCTAACCtcaacacgcaccctaaccctaaccctaacacgcaccctaaccctaaccctaacacgcaccctaaccctaacacgcaccctaaccctaaccctaaccctaaccctaaccctaaccctaacacgcaccctaaccctaaccctaaccctaaccctaaccctaacacgcaccctaacacgcaccctaacacgcaccctaacacgcaccctaacacgcaccctaaccctaaccctaaccctaacacgcaccctaaccctaaccctaaccctaaccctaaccctaaccctaaccctaacacgcaccctaaccctaaccctaacacgcaccctaaccctaaccctaacacgcaccctaaccctaacacgcacctaaccctaaccctaacc
This window contains:
- the LOC116519841 gene encoding lamin-A-like, yielding MVWKNQSSWGSGDSLRTALLTSSGEEGAMRKLVRTVVVNDDDEEDDEDGATATTTTATAVPAEIRASTTCVLAQCCVAHVGSRQRSHPGARMWAPAPCPPAPPPPA